One part of the bacterium genome encodes these proteins:
- a CDS encoding DUF4430 domain-containing protein, with the protein MRQIIAGLLVLSIGGCDQTTTRQRTAPNQPGALVIAYRPDSADTFVAVRSDSIVALDWLREVAHSHDIPLAVKSYPYGMLIEQIGPRRNGDGGYWLYRVNGAMVPKSADAHPVAWSDTLTFFFDER; encoded by the coding sequence ATGAGACAGATCATCGCCGGTCTGCTTGTGCTTTCCATCGGCGGTTGCGATCAAACGACGACCAGGCAGCGCACGGCCCCAAACCAACCGGGGGCGCTGGTCATCGCCTACCGTCCCGACAGCGCCGACACTTTTGTCGCCGTCCGTTCTGATTCAATCGTCGCGTTGGACTGGCTGCGCGAGGTCGCCCATTCGCACGACATCCCGCTGGCAGTGAAGTCTTACCCCTATGGGATGTTGATTGAACAGATCGGACCGCGTCGCAACGGCGACGGCGGATATTGGCTCTACAGGGTCAACGGCGCGATGGTCCCCAAATCGGCCGATGCCCACCCTGTTGCCTGGAGCGACACCCTGACGTTTTTCTTCGACGAGCGCTAA
- a CDS encoding CDP-alcohol phosphatidyltransferase family protein: MTADDNRFWTVPNLLSLSRIALIPVWWWVMRAGHVPLGAALIVYAILSDVADGWIARRWNQASRWGRILDPIGDKLAAVVVGLFCVLHRGLPALAFALTIARDLSLLVGGYVILRRTQIAPVSADIGRYAALLWGIVLLLHAFDWQPYARYTVWPAVALYLAAGVYYMRRTLSIKPT; the protein is encoded by the coding sequence GTGACCGCCGACGACAACCGTTTCTGGACCGTTCCGAATCTGCTGTCGCTGTCGCGGATAGCGCTCATTCCGGTCTGGTGGTGGGTGATGCGCGCCGGGCATGTGCCGTTGGGGGCGGCGTTGATTGTGTATGCCATCCTCTCCGATGTGGCCGACGGCTGGATCGCGCGCCGCTGGAACCAGGCCAGCCGCTGGGGGCGGATCCTCGATCCGATCGGCGACAAACTGGCGGCGGTGGTAGTGGGGCTGTTCTGCGTGTTGCACCGGGGCCTGCCGGCCTTGGCCTTCGCCCTGACCATCGCCCGCGACCTCTCGCTTCTGGTCGGAGGGTATGTCATTCTCCGCCGCACGCAGATCGCGCCGGTCTCGGCCGACATCGGACGCTACGCCGCATTGCTCTGGGGGATTGTCCTGCTGCTCCACGCCTTCGACTGGCAGCCCTATGCCCGCTACACCGTCTGGCCGGCGGTCGCGCTGTATCTGGCGGCCGGAGTCTACTACATGCGGCGGACACTGTCGATCAAGCCGACTTAG